One Halalkalicoccus sp. NIPERK01 genomic region harbors:
- the btuC gene encoding vitamin B12 ABC transporter permease BtuC: MVSRRLETGVWSAGLCVLLVCVILISAALGPVRVDPVVVAKVLLNAVALPVGIGPTIPIGAGPLSIPVPRIEWASAFDFRVPQTHETIVTRIRLPRVVLAAVVGFALAAAGTVMQGFFRNPMADPSIIGVSSGAALGAVASIVLPLSLGLRPMAFICAIVTAFAVYLIASEGGRTPVATLLLAGVAVQTFLGAMISYLQLSAGESLEQVVYWLMGHLHASTWTDVRLALPVVIPVFVLLLLYAGDLNVLLLGEEDARSLGIEVERTKRLLLAAASVITAAGVAVSGVIGFVGLIVPHMMRLLVGPDHRILLPTSALAGSVFLVATDTLARAGPAEVPVGIVTAALGAPFFLYLLRTREVHAL, encoded by the coding sequence ATCGTGAGTCGGCGTCTCGAAACGGGCGTATGGTCGGCGGGGCTCTGCGTTCTCCTCGTCTGTGTGATCCTCATCAGCGCGGCGCTCGGTCCCGTCCGCGTCGACCCGGTCGTCGTGGCGAAGGTCCTCCTCAACGCGGTGGCGCTCCCGGTCGGGATCGGCCCGACGATTCCTATCGGGGCGGGCCCGCTCTCGATCCCGGTTCCTCGAATCGAGTGGGCGTCGGCCTTCGACTTCCGGGTGCCACAGACCCACGAGACGATCGTAACACGGATCAGACTCCCGCGGGTGGTGCTGGCGGCCGTCGTCGGCTTCGCGCTCGCCGCGGCGGGGACGGTGATGCAGGGCTTCTTCAGGAACCCGATGGCCGACCCCTCGATCATCGGCGTCTCCTCGGGGGCGGCGCTGGGCGCGGTCGCCTCGATCGTCCTCCCGCTCTCGCTGGGGCTTCGCCCGATGGCCTTCATCTGTGCGATCGTCACCGCCTTCGCGGTCTACCTGATCGCGAGCGAGGGCGGCCGAACGCCCGTCGCGACCCTGCTGCTCGCGGGCGTCGCCGTCCAGACCTTCCTGGGTGCGATGATCTCGTATCTCCAGCTCAGCGCCGGCGAGAGCTTAGAGCAGGTGGTCTACTGGTTGATGGGCCACCTCCACGCCAGTACGTGGACGGACGTGCGCCTCGCGCTCCCGGTGGTGATCCCGGTCTTCGTCCTCCTCCTCCTGTACGCGGGCGACCTCAACGTCCTCCTGCTGGGCGAGGAGGACGCCCGGAGCCTCGGAATCGAGGTCGAGCGAACCAAACGACTTCTGCTGGCGGCCGCGAGCGTCATCACCGCCGCCGGGGTCGCGGTCTCGGGCGTGATCGGGTTCGTGGGGCTGATCGTCCCGCACATGATGCGGCTTCTGGTCGGCCCCGACCACCGGATCCTGCTCCCGACGAGCGCGCTCGCGGGGAGCGTCTTCCTGGTCGCGACCGATACGCTCGCGCGGGCCGGTCCCGCCGAGGTGCCGGTCGGCATTGTAACTGCCGCGCTCGGCGCGCCCTTCTTCCTCTACCTCCTCCGGACCCGGGAGGTGCACGCGCTGTGA
- a CDS encoding PGF-CTERM-anchored ABC transporter substrate-binding protein, with protein sequence MRTVATVVVTLLVLTSSLGMGVVGTHGGVAAAQPECEFPTTVTDATGEEITVEEEPERIVAMQPSDAQILWEIGAREKVVGMPVGQYTDYLEGHDEPADISEDDGITVSTERVIDLEPDLVLASAVADEEQVRQLREAGLTVYQTQDATSIDDVKANTETVGQLTGECAGAAETVDWMNEEIGAIEEAAEGEQRPTVLYAMGDGFTAGEGTFIADVVETAGGENLGSEAGIEFYGQISEEVVVSEDPDWIVYPDNFEEPPVSEQVIESTTAGQEDQVVQVDSNRLNQPGPQVVYAIGTLAETFHPDAYATAGDGASTGEGDGEQPADTDAGEDQPGFGVVAALAALVAAGVLLFRRR encoded by the coding sequence ATGCGTACAGTAGCTACGGTCGTCGTGACGCTGTTGGTGCTCACGTCGAGTCTGGGGATGGGGGTCGTCGGCACTCACGGGGGCGTCGCGGCCGCACAACCCGAGTGTGAGTTCCCGACCACGGTGACCGACGCGACCGGCGAGGAGATCACCGTCGAGGAGGAACCCGAGCGGATCGTCGCGATGCAGCCCAGCGACGCCCAGATCCTCTGGGAGATCGGTGCCCGGGAGAAGGTCGTCGGGATGCCCGTCGGCCAGTACACCGACTATCTGGAGGGCCACGACGAGCCGGCGGACATCTCCGAGGACGACGGGATCACCGTCAGCACCGAGCGCGTGATCGACCTCGAACCCGATCTCGTGCTCGCCTCGGCGGTCGCCGACGAGGAGCAGGTCCGACAGCTCCGCGAGGCCGGCCTGACGGTCTACCAGACGCAGGACGCCACCTCGATCGACGACGTGAAGGCGAACACCGAGACGGTCGGCCAGCTCACCGGCGAGTGTGCGGGCGCGGCAGAGACGGTCGACTGGATGAACGAGGAGATCGGGGCGATCGAGGAGGCCGCCGAGGGCGAGCAGCGGCCCACGGTGCTGTACGCGATGGGTGACGGCTTCACCGCCGGCGAGGGGACGTTCATCGCGGACGTCGTCGAGACCGCGGGCGGCGAGAACCTCGGTAGCGAGGCCGGAATCGAGTTCTACGGCCAGATCAGCGAGGAGGTCGTCGTCTCGGAGGACCCCGACTGGATCGTCTACCCCGACAACTTCGAGGAGCCGCCCGTGAGCGAGCAGGTCATAGAGAGCACGACCGCGGGACAGGAAGATCAGGTGGTGCAGGTCGACTCCAACCGGCTGAACCAGCCCGGCCCGCAGGTCGTCTACGCGATCGGAACCCTCGCGGAGACGTTCCACCCGGACGCCTACGCGACCGCGGGGGACGGTGCGTCGACGGGGGAGGGTGACGGCGAACAACCGGCCGACACCGATGCCGGCGAGGACCAGCCCGGCTTCGGCGTCGTCGCCGCCCTCGCGGCGCTCGTCGCCGCCGGCGTGCTCCTCTTCCGGCGGCGATAG
- the srp19 gene encoding signal recognition particle subunit SRP19 → MVENVIWPAYLDAAVSRSKGRRVPQDLAVPEPTVDEIAAAAQQVGYDAVIERDRTYPREYEPRGRVLVKDADDASKNDLVQAIAAYVTALRE, encoded by the coding sequence ATGGTCGAAAACGTGATCTGGCCCGCCTACCTCGACGCGGCGGTGTCCCGCTCGAAGGGGCGGCGGGTCCCGCAGGACCTCGCGGTCCCGGAGCCGACGGTCGACGAGATCGCCGCCGCCGCCCAGCAGGTGGGTTACGACGCCGTCATCGAGCGCGATCGGACCTACCCCCGCGAGTACGAACCGAGGGGGCGGGTGCTCGTCAAGGACGCCGACGACGCCTCGAAGAACGACCTCGTGCAGGCGATCGCCGCCTACGTGACGGCGCTCCGGGAATGA
- a CDS encoding H/ACA ribonucleoprotein complex subunit GAR1, which yields MKRVGEVVRTAQGLAIVRCLEGAEPEIGTVVIDEGLSEVGRVVDVFGPVPRPYVAVTPDDRATLPKLLGAKLYAR from the coding sequence ATGAAACGCGTCGGCGAGGTCGTCCGGACGGCACAGGGGCTCGCGATCGTGCGCTGTCTCGAGGGCGCGGAGCCCGAGATCGGCACCGTCGTGATCGACGAGGGGCTCTCGGAGGTCGGCCGGGTCGTCGACGTGTTCGGTCCCGTCCCCAGACCGTACGTCGCCGTCACCCCGGACGACCGGGCGACGCTACCGAAACTGCTCGGTGCGAAGCTCTACGCGCGGTAG
- a CDS encoding presenilin family intramembrane aspartyl protease PSH gives MEQRRLIVAVAGTVALFLTIQFGALALVEPFQSAGLQAVENPEDPTNSFLYIGAILVATGLMLAAFKFDLQWLIRGMVILASVLLSWYVLVVVVPPVLTVGDVHLLAALGALAIGAGLAVHPEWYVIDAAGVVMGAGAAGLFGITFGILPALVLLVVLAVYDAISVYGTKHMLSLADGVMEIKVPVLLIVPVSPDYSFLDEGESEASDGSTDGDDGEGRDAFFIGLGDAVIPTILIASAAFFVPAPSLEVPGVALTLPALGGIVGMLAGLLVLLWMVLQGRAHAGLPLLNGGTIAGYLLGALASGLTLTQAIGL, from the coding sequence ATGGAGCAGCGTCGTCTGATCGTCGCCGTCGCCGGAACGGTCGCGCTCTTTCTTACGATCCAGTTCGGCGCGCTCGCGCTGGTCGAGCCGTTCCAGTCGGCGGGCCTGCAGGCCGTCGAGAACCCCGAGGACCCGACCAACTCCTTTCTGTACATCGGCGCGATCCTCGTCGCCACGGGGCTGATGCTCGCGGCGTTCAAGTTCGATCTGCAGTGGCTCATTCGGGGGATGGTCATCCTCGCGAGCGTCCTCCTCTCGTGGTACGTGCTCGTGGTCGTCGTCCCGCCGGTGCTCACGGTCGGCGACGTCCACCTGCTGGCCGCCCTCGGGGCGCTCGCCATCGGGGCCGGCCTCGCCGTCCACCCCGAGTGGTACGTCATCGACGCCGCGGGCGTGGTGATGGGCGCGGGCGCGGCGGGGCTGTTCGGGATCACCTTCGGGATCCTCCCCGCGCTCGTGCTCCTGGTCGTCCTGGCGGTCTACGACGCCATCAGCGTCTACGGCACGAAACACATGCTCTCGCTGGCCGACGGCGTCATGGAGATCAAGGTGCCCGTCCTCCTGATCGTCCCCGTCTCGCCGGACTACTCGTTTCTCGACGAGGGCGAGAGCGAGGCGAGCGACGGCTCGACGGATGGGGACGACGGCGAGGGTCGGGACGCCTTCTTCATCGGCCTCGGAGACGCGGTGATCCCGACGATCCTGATCGCCAGCGCCGCCTTCTTCGTTCCGGCGCCCTCTCTCGAGGTACCGGGAGTCGCGCTCACCCTCCCCGCGCTCGGCGGGATTGTCGGAATGCTCGCCGGCCTGCTCGTCCTGCTGTGGATGGTGCTTCAAGGGCGGGCTCACGCCGGGCTCCCGCTGCTCAACGGCGGGACCATCGCGGGCTATCTCCTGGGTGCGCTCGCGAGCGGGCTGACGCTCACGCAGGCGATCGGACTGTAG
- a CDS encoding MFS transporter: MSHVGRIYYGWVVVAACFLGSFVVFGLSYSFGVFFEPILEEFGRSRGVTSVAFGVQSLMLYLGAVAIGVLVDRYGTRRMLAVGTVVLGLGLAGTSQARSLPALVFTYGVVTGLGMSVLFVVSYATVPRWFDRRQGLAGGLASAGLGMGMVVVAPAADALIVRLGWRSALLVLAACSVALLVVATAAIRDEPAPEQVPDREFAGGFDASPRVDLHERLAEVRTIARSPAFLAQFVGWLLIYTTLYVVLSHLVVHIVDLGLSRTVGATAVALIGGASVVGRVAIGHAADRVGRVSTFVVCSTVMGAATITLPALDTAATLLAFAGVYGLAYGGNGALLAPLTADLFGRSNINAVFGLVSVSLGVSGLVSPYVAGAGHDAIGTYSPAFVAAGLLALVGAGAIAVAGRLSA, encoded by the coding sequence ATGTCGCACGTGGGACGGATCTACTACGGCTGGGTCGTCGTCGCCGCCTGCTTTCTGGGCTCGTTCGTCGTCTTCGGCCTCTCCTACTCCTTCGGCGTGTTCTTCGAGCCGATCCTCGAGGAGTTCGGCCGCTCGCGGGGCGTCACATCGGTCGCGTTCGGCGTCCAGTCGCTGATGCTCTATCTCGGCGCGGTCGCCATCGGCGTGCTGGTCGACCGGTACGGGACCCGCCGGATGCTCGCGGTCGGGACCGTCGTCCTCGGACTCGGACTGGCCGGGACCAGCCAGGCCCGGTCGCTCCCCGCCCTCGTGTTCACCTACGGGGTCGTGACCGGGCTCGGGATGAGCGTCCTGTTCGTCGTCTCCTACGCGACCGTCCCCCGGTGGTTCGACCGCCGCCAGGGGCTCGCCGGCGGGTTGGCCTCCGCCGGCCTCGGGATGGGAATGGTCGTCGTCGCGCCCGCCGCGGACGCGCTCATCGTTCGGTTGGGCTGGCGGTCCGCGCTGCTGGTGCTCGCCGCCTGTTCGGTGGCGTTGCTGGTGGTCGCCACCGCCGCCATCCGCGACGAACCCGCGCCCGAGCAGGTCCCCGACCGCGAGTTCGCCGGCGGGTTCGACGCGAGTCCGCGCGTCGACCTCCACGAACGGCTCGCCGAGGTGCGAACGATCGCCCGTTCTCCCGCCTTCCTCGCGCAGTTCGTCGGCTGGTTGCTGATCTACACGACGCTCTACGTCGTCCTCTCGCACCTCGTCGTCCACATCGTGGACCTCGGCCTCTCGCGGACGGTCGGGGCGACGGCCGTGGCGCTCATCGGCGGGGCGAGCGTCGTGGGTCGGGTGGCGATCGGCCACGCCGCAGACCGGGTCGGCCGGGTGTCGACGTTCGTCGTCTGCTCGACGGTGATGGGCGCCGCGACGATCACGCTACCCGCCCTCGACACTGCGGCGACGCTCCTCGCCTTCGCGGGCGTCTACGGCCTCGCCTACGGGGGCAACGGCGCGCTGCTCGCGCCGCTCACCGCCGACCTGTTCGGCCGGTCGAACATCAACGCCGTCTTCGGGCTGGTGTCGGTCTCCCTCGGCGTCTCGGGGCTCGTCTCGCCGTACGTCGCCGGCGCGGGCCACGACGCGATCGGGACCTACTCCCCGGCGTTCGTCGCCGCGGGACTCCTCGCGCTGGTCGGCGCCGGCGCGATCGCCGTCGCGGGTCGTCTCAGTGCGTGA
- a CDS encoding ornithine cyclodeaminase family protein, which produces MTEALFLTSDDLTDLAEPADYVEAVREGYRQHGAGAPAEPRTKLVNAEPPGMLTGYLAILPETGVMGGYTYGAGFGERDAWFVTPVFDAESGEPLAVLDGAYLNPFKTGAAGAVGVDALAREDANTLGLIGSGAQARGQLRAVVTVREFDAVRVYSPTRENRERFAREMAADLDLEVEPVESSAEAVSGADVVITATNAAEPVFDGDLLEPGTHVTAMGRYDPEKHELDATTVSRATYVLDLEARADRDAGSLLAAVEAGAVGPDHVHGELGEVLVGAVPGREHRDEITVFDSGGTGIETVAAAHMLYERAREAGLGTEIEFAPASEAMDG; this is translated from the coding sequence ATGACCGAGGCGCTGTTTCTCACGAGCGACGACCTGACCGACCTCGCGGAGCCCGCAGACTACGTCGAGGCCGTCCGCGAGGGCTACCGACAGCACGGAGCGGGCGCTCCCGCCGAACCCAGAACGAAGCTCGTCAACGCCGAGCCGCCGGGGATGCTCACGGGGTATCTGGCGATCCTTCCCGAGACGGGCGTGATGGGCGGATACACCTACGGAGCGGGCTTCGGGGAGCGCGACGCGTGGTTCGTTACTCCCGTATTCGACGCCGAGTCGGGCGAGCCGCTCGCGGTCCTCGACGGCGCGTACCTGAACCCCTTCAAGACCGGCGCGGCGGGCGCGGTCGGCGTCGACGCGCTCGCCAGGGAGGACGCGAACACGCTGGGACTGATCGGCAGCGGCGCGCAGGCCCGCGGTCAGCTCCGGGCGGTCGTCACCGTCCGCGAGTTCGACGCCGTGCGGGTGTACTCGCCGACACGCGAGAACCGCGAGCGCTTCGCTCGCGAGATGGCGGCCGACCTCGATCTGGAGGTCGAGCCGGTCGAATCGAGCGCCGAGGCGGTGTCGGGCGCGGACGTCGTGATCACGGCGACGAACGCCGCCGAACCCGTCTTCGACGGCGACCTATTGGAGCCGGGCACCCACGTCACCGCGATGGGGCGGTACGACCCCGAGAAACACGAACTCGACGCGACGACCGTCTCGCGCGCGACGTACGTCCTCGATCTCGAGGCGCGAGCCGACCGTGACGCCGGGTCGTTGCTGGCCGCCGTCGAGGCGGGAGCCGTCGGACCGGATCACGTTCACGGCGAACTCGGCGAGGTGCTCGTCGGGGCGGTTCCGGGCCGCGAGCACAGGGATGAAATCACGGTCTTCGACAGCGGCGGAACGGGAATCGAGACGGTCGCGGCCGCCCACATGCTCTACGAGCGCGCCCGCGAGGCGGGCCTCGGGACGGAAATCGAGTTCGCACCGGCCAGCGAGGCGATGGACGGCTGA
- a CDS encoding DUF3054 domain-containing protein has translation MADPTRFDRSAVTALLLVVDLAIIIAQLSYGLVVHGTDPLAVPLYTAETVAPFLLGWLLVAPVLGVYSARVRGSLVETTLAVGIAWIVAALIGVGLRATPWLVGDAPLAFVLVTVGTGLATLLPWRLAVSVLARTRS, from the coding sequence ATGGCCGACCCCACACGGTTCGACCGCTCGGCGGTGACGGCCCTGCTGCTGGTCGTCGATCTGGCGATCATCATCGCCCAACTCTCCTACGGACTGGTCGTCCACGGCACCGATCCGCTCGCCGTCCCCCTCTACACGGCCGAGACCGTCGCCCCGTTCCTGCTGGGCTGGTTGCTGGTCGCGCCCGTCCTCGGCGTCTACAGCGCCCGCGTCCGTGGATCGCTCGTCGAGACGACCCTCGCGGTCGGGATCGCGTGGATCGTCGCCGCGCTGATCGGCGTCGGTCTTCGAGCGACCCCGTGGCTCGTCGGGGACGCACCCCTCGCGTTCGTCCTCGTCACCGTCGGAACGGGGCTCGCGACCCTGCTCCCGTGGCGATTGGCGGTGAGCGTGCTCGCTCGAACCCGTTCGTAG
- a CDS encoding GNAT family N-acetyltransferase, with protein MEPELLGWPPDGPQLELDYRTFSYAGKFVMTTTGKAVIRDGGEIRAAAAFNEDRTDDSTLWIRYITTHVDHRGEGLGPRLLAFVLDRARERGYGRVRIAVNNPFAYEACYRAGFSYTGRETGLAELVLEAPASAEREHYQEGHDAFRERDLGESERAFLDRKRGADPPNGRGG; from the coding sequence ATGGAGCCGGAACTCCTCGGCTGGCCGCCCGACGGGCCGCAACTCGAACTCGACTATCGGACCTTCAGCTACGCCGGGAAGTTCGTCATGACCACCACGGGCAAGGCCGTGATCCGCGACGGGGGCGAGATCCGTGCGGCGGCGGCGTTCAACGAGGACCGGACCGACGACTCGACGCTGTGGATCCGGTACATCACGACCCACGTCGACCACCGGGGTGAGGGACTCGGGCCCCGTCTGCTGGCGTTCGTACTGGATCGCGCGCGCGAGCGAGGGTACGGGCGGGTCCGGATCGCCGTCAACAACCCCTTCGCCTACGAGGCGTGCTACCGAGCGGGCTTCTCGTACACCGGCCGGGAGACCGGCCTCGCGGAACTCGTCCTCGAAGCGCCCGCCAGCGCCGAACGGGAGCACTATCAGGAGGGACACGACGCCTTCCGCGAGCGCGACCTCGGAGAGTCGGAGCGGGCGTTCCTCGACCGGAAACGCGGTGCCGACCCGCCGAACGGGCGGGGCGGATAG